The genomic segment CTTATGCATATTGTCTTCTTTACTGGTTTATGACATCAGCATTTTCTGGATCTATCCGCTGCTAGCGTTTATTCTCAGCAAACTCAATCCTCATCAAATTGCAGACAAACTAATCATCTGCATTATTTTCAATATCATCTTCTCGCCAATTCTTGAATTGATTTACTCACAAGGAGCAATTAATTTCAATCACATTCTAGTAGCGACTCTCACCAATCTTGCCGTTTCACTCATTCTATTTTTTATTAGCAAACTTATTTTCAAAAAACCCAAAGTCTATAACTAAAATGCAAGTCCAAACTAAACTACAAGATCAGCTTGAAGCTAGTTGGGCAAAAGAACTACAAGCAGAATTGAGTAAGGACTACATGCTTACTCTACAAAATTTTCTAACAGAAGAATACCAGACTCAAACTATCTACCCAGCAGCCAATAATATATTCAATGCCTTCAATTACTGTCCCCTTAACAAAGTTAAAGTAGTGATACTCGGGCAAGATCCTTATCATGGACCAGGTCAAGCACACGGACTTTGTTTCTCCGTTAGAGAAGGTATTGCAAAACCTCCTTCACTAGTGAATATCTTTAAAGAACTTCGTGACGATATTGGAATTGAAATTCCAGAGCATGGTGATTTAAGTTCTTGGGCAAAGCAAGGTGTGTTCCTGCTCAATACTTCTCTCACTGTGCGTGTTGGTCAAGCAGGTTCTCATTTTAACCAAGGCTGGGAGAGGTTTACAGATACAGTGATTGAAATTATTAATGATCAATGCGAGCATGTGGTCTTTATGCTCTGGGGCGCGCCTGCCAGGAAGAAAGTCAGCATGATAGACAAAACGAAACATCTGGTTTTAGAGGCTCCGCACCCCTCACCACTCTCTTCCTATCGAGGATTTTTTGGTTGTAAGCATTTTTCGCAGGCTAATCAGTATTTGCTTAGTCAAGGGATTGATGTTATTAGTTGGTAGCAGCTAAGGGGATCCTCACGTCGTTTCAATTCTGGATCAAGACGAGGGCGTCATCATAAGCCTCTTCACCAAGACTATTGATGGCACTGAGGCGCATTGTATAAATGCCATTGGCAAAAGCTCGCGTCTCTAAGCCTTTGAGCAGGACACCTTTTTTCATAAAACGTTGTTCTTGTTTAATTAAAGAATCCCATTCAAGTGGGTTAGTACCTTTGCCTAACTTGATCTCATACGACATGAGATCCGTACCAATGATAGAACCCTTGACACTGATCAAGCCATTTAAGGTTTTTAGGTGAGGGTACTGATACTCTGCTATTTTCAATTGTACTCGGGGCACTTTAGTGCTCGCCGTTATGGCACTTGGCAACTGGATTAGACCTGCACCAATATATGTTGAGGATCTTACCGAAATAGTTTTAAGGCGCAAAAGATTTCGTACTTCATCAGCGTGCAGATTTGGGCGCCTAGTTTTAAGTATGGCAATAGCTCCAACTACAAATGGTGTTGCCATAGAGGTGCCTGCCCTGAGACGATAACCAGAAGCATTAATGTCAGTAGAAAGAATATTAACTGAACCAAACTTAGAACTACCTGGAGCAGCAAAGTCAGTGTTAAAACCATAATTAGAAAAACTAGCTTTAGTTCGAGCATTGGTCATCGCGGCAACTGCAATCACTTCTGGTATAACAGCAGGGCTTGCAACTGTACTTGAGTTAGTATTTGAAATATCACGATTCTCATTACCAGCAGCTGCAACAATCACCATCACTTGTGAAACAGCCTTGATTGTCTTGGCTAAAGCCTTACTATAACTGGTTCCTGTAAGTGAAAGATTACAAACATCTGCACCTTTTTGGGCAGCGTAATGCAAAGCCTGAATAAGTAAACTGACATGAGTCTGTCCACGATTAGAAAAAATCTTGAGAGGCATAATACGTGCCTCAGGAGCAACACCAGCAATACCAATATTATTGCCAGACTCAGCGGCGATGATTCCAGCGACATGCGTTCCATGCCCAATCGCTTCATCCATTGGTTCATTGTCATTATCAATAAAATCGAAACCAATAGAACCCGGTAAGACTTCATTACTTTCTAGTTTTTTATTACCATTCACATCAAGATCATTAAGATCCTTGCGACCATCTCGATTTCTATCAGGCACAATAGTATCGTTAACCCAAATATTGTTCCAAAGATCAGGGTGATTGTAATTTACACCTGAATCTATTACAGCAACTATCGCACCCTTGCCTCTATTGTAGCGCCAAGCTTGACTAGTACCAATCTCTTCTTGCCCCCACAAAGCATCATAATCAAAGCTCCACTCAGACCGTGCTTGAGCACTAGTAATATCAGCACCAAAGTCCTCGGGCTTAAAACTCTCTAACTTAATCAGGTAATCTGGTTCAACAAAATCTATTTGCGGATCAGTGCTTAGGTTTGCCATAAGCTCCAATAATTTTGTACACTTGACTTGTTCTAGTCTTCCTTGTGTTGCATCAATCCAATCTAATAACATATTGGCTTTAGGGTCAACATGCATTAAATAAATATCCTCTAGACCTTCATGTAAACTCATACCAAGCAATTCTTTTTTACGTTGATTCATTTTTTGATTTGGAATTATTTCTCTTTTATCATGTTTCATCAAGTCTTCAATATTAAGCATAGATTTAAATGAATTCACTTGAAAATTCTTCAAGTGTGCCCTTAGATGCTTTTCTGCTTTTTGTCTATGATATTGAATTGCAGATTTATGTTTTTCAGTAGTTTTGTATTTAACAATCAAGTTGCCCGTGGCAATATCCTCACAACTAGTTGGCACAGTTATAGGTTCTGTTTCTGCAAACACGGCCGGTACTGAGCTAAGCAATAGCAGTACTAACAGCATTAGACATCTTGCAAAACGAAGTTTTGTTAGTGATGTCGAAACAACAAAGGTCGGAACAGTGCAAAGCACTAGTTCCGTTAGTGGCGACAAAAGGAACTTTCGCAGAAAGTCTATTAGATTTATGCTTTTTATTTTCATCAATACGAAACAAGACTTCTAAGAAGTCCTTAGCTAATAAAAACGGCTATTTTCTGTAAAACTAAAGCTAAATATACCCACCCGGGGTATATTTAGCCACCCACGTCTCAACCTTGAGCACTTTTCAGGGTAATTTCATTAGACCTTTTGCAAAAGTCGGAATTATCATTAACGCAACTCGCAACATTCGTTGCGGTTGCGACCTTTTTTGAGGCGACATCACTAGCAAAACGGGGTTTTGCAGGATGTCTATTAGACCTTTTGCAAAAGTCGGTATTATCATTAACGCAACTCGCAACATTCGTTGCGGTTGCGACCTTTTTTGAGGCGACATCTACTGCGAAACTTCGTTTCGCAAGATATCTATCACTTTACCTGAAATTACCGACAAATAGACTAGTCTATTATCTCAAGAAAAGTGAAAGGCTCAACGTGGGTGTAATATAAACCTATGGATTTTAATTACACAGAAGATCAAAAAATGCTCCGCAAAATGCTACAAGACATTGCTGAGAAAGAACTCAAGGAAC from the Cyanobacteriota bacterium genome contains:
- the ung gene encoding uracil-DNA glycosylase — encoded protein: MQVQTKLQDQLEASWAKELQAELSKDYMLTLQNFLTEEYQTQTIYPAANNIFNAFNYCPLNKVKVVILGQDPYHGPGQAHGLCFSVREGIAKPPSLVNIFKELRDDIGIEIPEHGDLSSWAKQGVFLLNTSLTVRVGQAGSHFNQGWERFTDTVIEIINDQCEHVVFMLWGAPARKKVSMIDKTKHLVLEAPHPSPLSSYRGFFGCKHFSQANQYLLSQGIDVISW
- a CDS encoding S8 family peptidase, with the protein product MLLVLLLLSSVPAVFAETEPITVPTSCEDIATGNLIVKYKTTEKHKSAIQYHRQKAEKHLRAHLKNFQVNSFKSMLNIEDLMKHDKREIIPNQKMNQRKKELLGMSLHEGLEDIYLMHVDPKANMLLDWIDATQGRLEQVKCTKLLELMANLSTDPQIDFVEPDYLIKLESFKPEDFGADITSAQARSEWSFDYDALWGQEEIGTSQAWRYNRGKGAIVAVIDSGVNYNHPDLWNNIWVNDTIVPDRNRDGRKDLNDLDVNGNKKLESNEVLPGSIGFDFIDNDNEPMDEAIGHGTHVAGIIAAESGNNIGIAGVAPEARIMPLKIFSNRGQTHVSLLIQALHYAAQKGADVCNLSLTGTSYSKALAKTIKAVSQVMVIVAAAGNENRDISNTNSSTVASPAVIPEVIAVAAMTNARTKASFSNYGFNTDFAAPGSSKFGSVNILSTDINASGYRLRAGTSMATPFVVGAIAILKTRRPNLHADEVRNLLRLKTISVRSSTYIGAGLIQLPSAITASTKVPRVQLKIAEYQYPHLKTLNGLISVKGSIIGTDLMSYEIKLGKGTNPLEWDSLIKQEQRFMKKGVLLKGLETRAFANGIYTMRLSAINSLGEEAYDDALVLIQN